CATCTACAAATCATTCGCAAATATATTTAATTGAGTACTCAAAATAACATATCCATATCCTCTTGAAACTTCATATTAACTCAGACCTCATCGCCAAGTTCCCTTAAAGAAAACAGACTCCAAAAGTTCAGATTGATTTTCAAACAAGATTACAGGCTTACATTATGAACTAAATTACACGAACAAAATACATTAATTTAACACAAACatccttccatttaagaatataGACTCATACGAATGAGGATTTCCTAATTAGGTTGATCTATGCCTAGTCAAATAAATACAACTATATCAGAAAGTCTAATCAATCGGATAATATTGCTGTTAAGGCCAACACATGAGTTGAGATGGACGCACAACCATTTGACAAAAAGTATATTGATTAAAATATGTCTCAGATGTCGGCCTTTATTATGGTCAAAGTTTATTTGCACATGTGAGGAGCGACAACGTTTCCTACACCTTTGGTATTGGCATTGTCTCCTTTCAATACGTTTGCATTGTCAAAGCATGCAAAGATCACGAAAGCCTTTCATCTTCTACTTCTAGACTATAGGCTTTTCACTCTCTGGGATCATTTGGCCCCCGTGAGAAACTCGTTTAGGAGAAAATTCATATAGGCCTATTATAACATTGTTTCCCTGATAGACCCAGCCATAATCTATTTCAAATAATCCGATCTTGACTAATAAGCAATACTTAAATACCCTTTTCCGATTGCTCGacaggaagggagagaagaggtagGCCTAATATATAATTGAACAAACTAACTGAGATAGACTAATGGTTGTTTCAGTATAGCATGCATGTCAATTTAAATTTATAGCGGGCCACCCTAAAGCTTAGAGACATGCAGGTCCATACAGCCTGTAACACAAAGCAAATCTCAAACGCTGACTGCATGCCTAAACCACGAAATAGACTCTTCATTGCTTAATTACACGCCTATAGGTCAATCTTGATCCATTGGAAATGACAATAGGCTAATGGCAATATTGCGCTGACAGGCTGCAATGGATAAGCTGCAATGGATATGGTTGAAACAAAGGACCCCCTCTTTGCCAATCAATGCATGTTTGTTATGCTATCAATTCGGCCCATGACGGCATCCATGCAAACACATCAACATCTAGTCAATTACAAGCCATTTCCTAATGTGAATGCTCTCAAAATCCCCGCTGGGATAGAAGCAGTACAGGACAAAGAAGACATGCAGAAAATAGGCTAGATGGGATATTGAACCGTCCCTCATGTTATTATTCGTCATATGCATTTAcattatgttttcattttgtctctTGTATTTTTCCACAAGCAAACATGATGCCAGTAATGCATTTTGTGCATCGCTTTACCGGAGGAAGACGGGCTGCGGGACTCCTTTTTAATGGGGTAAGCATTGGTCTCCGCGCGACTGCAGTGCAGCAGGGGTTGCAGCCATATATGGGTGCATGGTCGACCTGTCAGAAGATTATTGGTTCGCTCGTATCTGGGCAACCGCCATTACCTATCGCTCAGAATAGCAAAAAACGGCATGCACAAGGGGAAGAACGAATCTTAATTTCTCCTCTCCTATGCAGACACGCGAACACATAATTgtcacatgcacacgcacacgcacgcactctctctctcacacacacacacacacagacacaattatCATGTATTTCAAGTCCTCTGTGCTTATTAATTATTTTTTGTGAAATTTGCATAACAACACACCTTCTTGGGGCTAGTTGTCTAAAAGGTTGGTCAACATCTGTCACATTTTTTATCGGACATAATTCAAATGTCACCTTTATTTTCATCCAGTTGGTCATTAAAGGAAGTCACATCTATAACCAAGACCTTCAAGATATTTTCATTAGGTCTTTAACCGAGATCACATTGCCGTGCACACAATATTGCCAACACAAAAGTTCAAGGTTACACTTTTTGctgatcaggaggagggatgtgGAATGTGTgcgcagagggagagaaagaggcatCGGCAACTTCTGTTTGTTTCGACAGAGCTTAATTGTATAAATTCCGGTAAGGTATCTGTGAAAAGAAACAACGGTACAAAATTAAATCCACAAGACCCAACACGTTACTATAGACTAGCATATTCATAATGCCAATCCTTTCCAAACATAATTTAGAACAATATAATTCATATAGGAGCAATTCACAGAGAAGGGAATGTATAGGCCTAAATTAAGTAACATTGgttacaaaaaacaacaaagttGTGGACATTCTGAGATGACTGAAATAGACTGACAAAAGTGATAGGGATGCTCTCGCGGATAGAGATGTAGAATTAGAACACAATTATAAAATATATCTATATCTCTATGGTTGGAGGCAACAAGAACATCATTTATctaataatgtaatataataaagCAAACGTTCATCGTTTTGTTATATTGCCACATAGCCGACACTTAACAAAATGGGTTGGGTTTGTTCCGTTGGCAAGCTGGTAACATGTTTTACTTATGGTCTCCAGACAGTTAGGCTACAGATATTAACCTCATAACATTAAGATATCTAATTTATTTAATTTACATCCGTTTCGGTGGTGTCACATGCGCCCATTTTAAAACCTCGATAAAAAAATAAGCTGGATAGACTAAAAGAGACAGCcattttctctctcgttctctgcgCGTTAAGGTGTCGAAAGCAGTTTTTGTTTTATTCGGGGGCTCCGCGgcaatggaatgaaataaaatgGTCGAGAGGAAAAGCTTCTGCTCTGCGGTTGTGGTTTGTCAAGGCGATGGGTTTTTGCGACACATCATCCCTGAAGTTTCGCAATGAGGCGTAGGGGCTAAGGGCAACTTTTGCTCTCGACTGTGCATCTGCGACGACTCTATTTACAGTCAGTCCGCCATGTTGATGATAATTTAACTGGAATTCTTCACACTCTTCACACTGTCCCTAGTTGCGTTTGTAAATCTACTATATCAAAAAAAACTGCATGACAAATAGGGGAAGACAGATGATAAATCGGCCACAGGTTGACCTCATTTGTCATATTTTCCCACATAAATTAGACTCGCATTGTGACAAATGCAGGGCATAGCTACAATATAAGCCAAAATGTCAACATTTTTTTGCCAACACTGTCAAATAAGTAGGGTACACAGAAACATTGGCTTTatagacaacaacacaacatttgAATCATGCATGAAATAAATACACAGCTACAGCCGATGGATTTATGAATGAGAAAACTTTCAGTGCCATTGTAAAATAACAAACAAGAGCATCACTCCAATCCAGTATGAAACATTTTCCTATAATACATAGATTTCCTGTCAATCTCTAATTtagcaaatgtgtgtgtgtgcaggttagAAAGAGGACATGCTTTACTTCAAACAAATTGGACCAAAAAGTATACCGGACTTTAATCGAACTTGTTATTAGGGCAGGGACACACGTTTTCCTTTTCGTGAGAAATTAATGTCAAAGGTGCGTGCGAAATCATTGCAGCGATCTCTGCAATTCGGAAAAACGATTAGGCCTACAAAACATGCCATATAAACCCGGTTTTGCAGGTGACTTTGTAACTAGATACTCTGCTTTTTACAATTTGTTACCACATTGTCCATATAACTTCAAAAGGTTTCAAAATAATTTATGAGAATGGATTGCCGGGGGAGAAGAGTTGGCATTGGGAGGCAGATCAAGTTGGCTAGTTGAAGAGCGAGATATTTGCAACTGTATTATTGTTTGACCGTATTAATTCCCATTATTGTGGGCAACGACTGATTTATGTAAATGTGGCTTTTTCCCGGGTCATATAGCCTTCTTAGGCTTACATCTGATCAGCTAAACATTGCGTCACCCCCACTTACAAGGTATAAACTATTTGAGCGTAGCCTATAGATTTAATTGCATCTGCATAGTTTCCAAGGTTAAGTTCATTTATGAGCAATTATAGGAGTATCAATTTCTTTCTTCAATGGAAATGGTTAAATGACGCACCATGGTAAATCATCTCGATGGAAATCGGCCTGCAGCCTATAATTCTATGCTTCAATAATGCCATCCATTGAATGTTTTTTTGGGTGGGTGATTCTTGTGCCAACTTCTACAAGTAGACTACAACCCCGTGGAGCCACCCGATTGCAATTTAACTAATGAATATGCTTGCAAATTAGCCTACATAGGCGATAAAGGCCTCATTGGCCTTACATGTGTTGATTAACAGGCTTTCTAGCTTCAATTGCATATAGACAAACAGTTTTGTTGGACAGGTTCATACACGTTGTGAATGAAACGTTATGCATCCAATGTGGATTTCATAGGCCTAGGCTAGAAACTCAGTAATTTACTCACATGTGAACAACAACCATGGATTATGGGGTTGTACCCTGGAAGAAGGTACTTGACTAAACTCAACTCCACCGTGAAGGAAGTCTCTGATTAACTCCAGCGACAGAGTTGAGTAGAGACCAGACTTTGTGGAATTCAACTCTGACTACTTCCATTTGCCCAAGGTCAATACAAAATGTTTGCAAAATTATAAAACGCTTAccttgtacctatgtttgtcctctgtCGTTGCATGCCTTTCTGtgtttgctgaaatccatacTTTTTCAATAAACGTTAATCATATACAACCGCAGACTTTTTGCTCATTGCTGTTGCTCTAAGACGGGAAGTCAGCACAAAGGTGCGCGTGCCAATTGAATCCCCAACAAGGACACAGTCggtggttgtatttgattaacGTTTTATTAAAAAAGTATGGATTTCAGCAAGCGAAGAAAGGCATGCAACTACAAAGGACAAACACAGGTACAAGGTAAGCGTTTCATAATGAAAACATGTTGAAGTTTTGACCTTGGGTGAATAGGTGGAGTTGGTGGAGTTCATCAGAAACAACCTTCACCATAGAGCTGAGTTTAATCAGCTTGGAATAAGGAATTAGATAAGATACTGTCCTtcaatatatatatcttttttagaACTGACCATGGATGAGATGTCATCTGAAACTAGGAGGGTTTATTGTAAAAGAGCAGTTAGGTTACTGTGATTGTCCTTAGGTCTACATGCATTTGCCCCAACGCCTTTGACACAACTTAAAGCACTATTGCATAATGAGTGTGACCAACACATATGCCTACAGAGTTGTCTAGACTAGCTGCTAACCTTtgtgctcggcctccgactgcaaggcaccacagagggtagtgcgaacggcccagtacatcactggggccaagcttccaggacctctataccaggcaatgtcagaggaaggccctaaaaattgtcaaagactccagccaccctagtcatagactgttttctctgataccgcacagcaagcagtaccagagcgccaagtctaggtccaagaggcttctaagcaGCTTCTtctaagactcctgaacatctaatcaaatggctacccagactatttgcattgccacccCCCCcgtcttttacaccgctgctactctctgttgtcatctgtgcatagtcactttactaactctacctacatgtacatattgcctcaactaaccggtgtccccgcacattgactctgtaccgctacccccctgtatattgtctcactattgttattttactgctgctctttaattacttgttacttttatttgttatctgtatttttttaaactgcactgttggttaggggctcataagtaagcatttcactgtaaggtctacctacacctgatTTGATCAATAAATCATCTAAATTCAGCAGGCAGGGCCGGCCCCCCAAACTTCCCcaattgttttgtttgtttgatgAATTAATCTAGCCAGGTATCTAACCACCAAGGGGTCCTCATTAATATAGTTTGTTTCTATAGttagaaaaagtacccaattgtcttaCTTGAggaaaagtatagataccttcatagaaaatgattgaagtaaaagtgagtcactcagtaaaatactacttgagtaaaagtctaaaagtatttagtttgaaacatacttaagtatcaaaaataaatgtaattgcttaaaatatacttaagtgtcaaaagtaaaagtatgaatcatttcatattcattatattaagcaaaccagactgcatcattttcttgtttattttaatttacggatagccaggggcacgttCCAACACTGAGAGATactttacaaacgaagcatgtgtttattgagtccgtcagatcagaggcagtagggatgtccAGGGACGTTCTGATAACAACTCTAACATCTGATAAGTGTGAAttctgaccattttcctgtcctgctaagcattcaaaatgtaacgagtacttttgggtgtccggaaaaatgtatggagtaaaaagtatataatTTTCTTCatgaaatgtagtgaagtaaaagtaaaagttgtcaaaaatataaatagtcaaattaagtacagataccccaaaaaactactttagTACTTTCacctatttttacttaagtactttaaacCACTGGTTAGTGACTCTCACTCATCATATTACATCGGAATAAGACATGGCAGTAgggcactaaaatgttttgcccgcaaggtggggggggggggggggcaccacaaCAAAATTTCACTTAGGGCCAGCCCTGCAGCAGGCCAGGAAGCGAGGTTAGTACTGCATCTATTTTAACCTCCAGTGCAAGAAGCAAGTCCTGCGGTTTCTACAAGATTGTGTTGCAAGACACCCTTGAGACAATGTAGATCTGTATCACTCTAACATCTGATCATGCATAGTCACGTAGCCCATAAAGAATAGATTCGGCTCATAACTTTCATACAATTTTATTCTCGCAAAAACACATCAGAAGAAGCCTTTTCAGTTTAGTCTGCTCACATGAACAACAAAGTCCCTCTTTAAGCAGTTACAATGCATATTTGAAGAACCAAGTGCTGAAAGGGGTTTCAAACAGAACATTGAGAAGGTCCCATGAATGAATGTTTTTTGATGATACCAATATAGGCTATAGACTATCCTAGGATACCATATGCCTTGCCCTTGCAATGAAAACACGGAATGCTATTGAAACAGTAACAGTGTTATACAACTGTTATAGGCTCAAGTTAACAGTGTTATAAGCCCACAAAAGGCCATAGGCCTATCAAACTCATAAGCATTAGCGTGCAGGCTATGAGAACATGGTTCATAATGACTTCTGTACTTCTAGTTATAACGGAGAATGAAGTAAACGGTGTGAATAAAAGAGTAGCCGGACATTTCCTGAAATGCATTGCACATTAAAGACCACCGgtgttaactgtaatgttgatTTAATCACCCATAGTTTACATTCTGAATATGACATGTGGGTGAATTCCTCATTAGTTCAACAAAACGTCAGGGATGAATGTGATGGTTAGTTGGCCTACACGACCTTCTAAAATGAAATCTCTATAAATAATTTCCAACTTCCCTTCATGTTTCACATTAGTAGTGAATAGCTACAATAAATAGGATCAATTATAAACATAGCATTGTTTTAAAATGAATAATATCCATGTTATGGGTCTTGAAGAAAGAACTAGGCCAATGGGACTTGAATTGATCTCTAGAATGTCACATTGTTACAGAGCTACAGGGAAGGAATGATATGAGTGGGTATTTCACATATTTACAATAATTGAAACCAGTATTATCTATCTTCCTAAACGTTATCCTCAGATAAGAGGCTAAGGCCATCGCCTTCGCAGCAGCCATTCACCCCCCTCAGCCAGCCTACAACAGTGCAAAGTACATGTTAACTCCAAGGTCCTTCATTGACTTGTGCAGTTTGACCCGGGAGGCCCTGTTTGTTTGGCTTTCATGATCTGTCCAAGCAACAGACTTCTATCTTCCTAGTTTGAATCTGTCCAccttgcaaacacacacacacatacagtaccagtcaaaagtttggacacaccgtcttattctagggtttttctttatttgaacaATTTTCTACGTTGttgattaatagtgaagacatcagaactatgaaataacacatatggaatcatgtagtaaccaataaagtgttaaacaaatcaaaatatattttatatttgagattcttcagctagccaccctttgccttgataacagctttgcacactcttggcattctctcaaccatcttcatgaggtagtcacctggagtgcatttcaattaacaggtgtgccttgttaaaagttcatttgtggaacttctttccttcttaatgcgtttgagccaatcagttgtgttgtgacaaggtaggggtggtatagagaagaaatccctatttggtaaaagaccaagtccatattatagcaagaacagatcaaataagcaaagagaaatgacagtccatcattactttaagacatgaagatcagtcaagaacattgaaagtttcttcaagttcagtcgcaaaaaccatcgagcgctatgatgaaactggctctcatgaggaccgccaaaggataggaagactcagagttacctctactgcagaggacaagttcattagagttaccagcctcagaaaatgcagcccaaataaacgctACACAGAGTtcgagtaacagacacatctcaacatcaactgttcagaggagactgcgtgaatcaggccttcatggtcaaattgctgaaaataaaccactaataaaggacacctataataagaagagacttgcttgggccaagaaacacgagcaatggacattagaccggtggaaatctgtcctttggtctgatgagtccaaattagagataTTTAGTTCcaatctttgtgagacgcagagtaggtgaacggatgatctccgcatgtgtggttcccaccgtgaagcatggaggaggtgtgatggtgtaggggtgctttgctggtgacactgtcagttatttatttagaattcaaagcacacttaaccagtatggctaccacaacattcggcagcaatacgccatcccatctggtttgcacttagtgggactatcatttgtttttgaacagaacaatgacccaaaacacacctccaggctgtgtaagggctatttgaccaagaaggagagtgctgcattagatgacctggcctccacaatcacccgacctcaacccaattgagatgggttgggatgagttggaccccagagtggaggaaaagctcagcatatgtggcaacatcttcaagattgttggaaaatcattcctcatgaagttggttgagagaatgccatgagtgtgcaaagctgtcatcaaagcaaagggtggctactttgacaaATCTAAAATCTAAtatataaaacacttttttggttacaacaggattccatatgtgttatttcatagtgttgatgtcttcactattactctacaatgtagaaaatagtaaaaataaagaaaaacccttgaatgagtaggtgtgtccaaatgtttgaccggtactgtacatGCGCACACACGGCCCATCATTTTTGCAACGTCGCTACACAtgaacgcacagacacacacatgtattcacttgcgtgcacacacaccacacacaggcaAATAAACTGAAAGAGGGTGTCATTTATCAATAATCAACACATAGACTTTTTCTTTCTCAATATATAGACCTGAAACAAAGACTGTAAAGCAAAATGGATATAAAGCCTTTATCAAAAGTAAATCATATTTACATGAGTAAGTGCTTTTTCACTGAGCCCTGATACCATATGTCAAAATAGCATGTGCTAAAGTAGTTTGTAACTCAATTAGAAGCCTACATCATCAAAAACTCTGGGGCTCATTTAGAGAATGATAGCCAAAGCTACGTACATACAAATTATAGAAGGGTTAGGAACCTGAAACAAAATGAATCTCAACCCCACTAAATGCAAACTGTAAGGGTTCTTATTTACATTCAAACATCTGAAAATACCAATATGTTCCAACACACATTTGTACAAATTCACACAGTTGCTGTTAATCCCTCGTCCTCAGATCGTCTTTTTCAGCTTCGTTACACTGTAACGTATTCCTTAAATGTCACCGTGAGACAGTTTGTTGTAATATCCGTGATGACTATATTCCCAAGGAAAGGCTTGAATGAAGGAAAAGGCTTCCCTTTCACAGTCTGTTCTGTTGTGATAGCCAATGGCGGTTTTGTCTGTTCTGCAGTCTTCTCCTCCTCAGCAGGAGCCACCTGTGTCTCTGTGGGAACTGGAGCCTCCCGTCTGGACCTCACACAGCTGAGGTCCATGGGCTCGTCCTGGTTCGACTCCAGGAAGTCGTCGTTCTGGTGGCCATTGTGGCTATGGTGGCCATTTTGGTCCATGGAGTTGCTTTGAGGAGGTGAGGACACAGTGCAGGGTGCACTGATACTCCGGGAGTTTAGAAACTGTTTACAGCCACCCCGGTCCTCGCCCTTGTCTGCCTCCGAAAGGTGACGTTTGAGGGCTGGAGAAGAGCCGTTTCCTGGCTGAGTCCTATGAACCCCCATCTCAAAGGGCCAGGGGGCAAAGTTAGGTTTGGTGGTCAGCTGCAGGGGCTGATCCTCTGTAGCCTCCTTCTGACCCCTGACATAGAAATGTTTATTCTGCTCTGTCGCACTAAGCTCCATTTTGGGCGAGTCGACCTTGTCAGCAGGACACTTAAGCACGTTAGATCTGTTGGACCCTTTGTCGCAGTCTTTCGCGAATCCGTTGGTGAGACCCAGTTTCTGGACGAGCCTCATCTTTTCAAGTTGATTTTCTGCAGCATCATCATCATTGCCCGGCTGCGGTTCGTCAAGGGTTTCCACATCTCCGTTTTTAATCCTTGCCGCCTGCATGCCGTTCTCCATGTACTTGCTCATGACAATGACGATGCGTCCgttcttgttcttgttcttgACGATCTTCAGCTTGCTGTCGCTGACACCGGTATCCTTCAACAGCGGTGCGTCCTCTTTGGCCGTGGCCTTGCTCTGCTCCGATTCGCCACTGTGGCCGTTGAGGTGAGCCGGAAGCTTCTTTAGCTCCATGGTGATATCCTTGACTTTGCTCAGGCAACCAGAGTCCTTGTCCCGGACCCACTTCTGCTGCAGCGCGGGAGGCAGGTTCCAGCTGTGGTTGGTGGGCAGTTCCGGAGCTTTGGTGGCCTCCCTTGGCTTCATGCACTGGGTGCTGTCGTACATCTTGGGGTCAGGCTGGTAGTGGTGATGTTTCTTGCTGTTGAGCTGGTAGTAGAGCTTCTTCTTTCCGTTGGCCTGCTGCTCGGCCTCCCTCTCCTTGGCCAGCAGGGGCTGGTACTGGTGGTGCTTCTTGCTGTTCAGCTGGTACTGCTGCGTCTGCGAGCGCACCGTCTGGATGGGGTCCACTTTCTGCCGGTTGTCCTCGTCCAGGGTGGTCTCCTGAAGGCCTGAGAGGACGCTGGATCTCCGGGCAAAGGACGGGACCTGCGAAAAACACAGCTGTTAGTTAACTGATAGAGCGGACTTGTTGACATCCCCATCTGACGGATTGTCTCTCGGTAACGAAGGTTAGAAAAATGCTATCATCAAATGGTGTCCTCTAGATGACCTTTGGGTGAGTCCTGAGCCCTAAACTTGTGTTTAGTTATAAACTTGTGTTTAGTTCTGTGAGGGCCTTTCATACATACTTGTAACATTTATTTGATCAAATGTATCGTAATACAGGAGTTAATTGTCCCCTTCAAAATATGTGAAGACTCACCTGGCCCATCAGGTGCTTTGGCTTTGGCCCTCTTTTGCGATATCCCATAAGCTGCTCGTATCTCTCCCTGTGAAAGACAGAAAACACCACCATGTCACTCAAACCATCCACAATAATGATGATGTACTAACAATAATGAAATACAGTAATGCAATGCAGTAATTTATGGGGAAATCCCATGCACCATTTAATCCTAATTGGTGACATGAAACATCAGTGGAATACTTCTCAGTCACATCCCCATGTTTACCACTAGATCCTCTAACTGAACCCATGAGACATGAATTACAAATCTCATACTTTATGTAGTGTAGGGCCTACAGGCGTATATCCTTATTACTTGTTTACCAGGCATTGCTGCATATCAAAGTCCTTCTCATGTCAAATATGGTATGGTTTAGGCCTGACTAAATCTGCATTACTCCAAAATCATTTCCACATGGAATTAATAGTTTTTAGTTCAACATTCGATCCATATTAGGATGGAATAGAGTCAGGGTCTGAATTAACTACACATCTATAGACTATGTAACGGGTGGATGGGATATTTTTCCTATAGCCCACTGTTTTCCATGCTTACTCTAGAGCAGTAATTCAATACCCAATGAGACCTGATGTCATCCCCCTTTCCTCCTTGCGCACATCTAATTACGGTGGCGACTCAGTATATTTTCATAGCCTGGTACTCTGCCCGGCGATGCCCCCTGGAGAGTCACGTAATTAGCTACAATAAAAAAAACTCCCCCGTTCAGAGACAGAGATCATGGCGAAAACAGACACCGCCCTCCGTCAACATTTTCCCTACTGAGTGACCTGTCTCTTTTAAAAGCTAGTTTGCTCACACTGCGGGAGAGAATGACAGCGAACCCAAACACAGGCCGAGTCACTGCATGGTTTTTGCG
The DNA window shown above is from Salvelinus fontinalis isolate EN_2023a chromosome 40, ASM2944872v1, whole genome shotgun sequence and carries:
- the LOC129839360 gene encoding E3 SUMO-protein ligase CBX4-like, with amino-acid sequence MELPAAGEHVFAVESIEKKRNRKGRMEYLVKWRGWSPKYNTWEPEENILDPRLLDAFQNRERYEQLMGYRKRGPKPKHLMGQVPSFARRSSVLSGLQETTLDEDNRQKVDPIQTVRSQTQQYQLNSKKHHQYQPLLAKEREAEQQANGKKKLYYQLNSKKHHHYQPDPKMYDSTQCMKPREATKAPELPTNHSWNLPPALQQKWVRDKDSGCLSKVKDITMELKKLPAHLNGHSGESEQSKATAKEDAPLLKDTGVSDSKLKIVKNKNKNGRIVIVMSKYMENGMQAARIKNGDVETLDEPQPGNDDDAAENQLEKMRLVQKLGLTNGFAKDCDKGSNRSNVLKCPADKVDSPKMELSATEQNKHFYVRGQKEATEDQPLQLTTKPNFAPWPFEMGVHRTQPGNGSSPALKRHLSEADKGEDRGGCKQFLNSRSISAPCTVSSPPQSNSMDQNGHHSHNGHQNDDFLESNQDEPMDLSCVRSRREAPVPTETQVAPAEEEKTAEQTKPPLAITTEQTVKGKPFPSFKPFLGNIVITDITTNCLTVTFKEYVTV